The Lycium ferocissimum isolate CSIRO_LF1 chromosome 1, AGI_CSIRO_Lferr_CH_V1, whole genome shotgun sequence genome includes a region encoding these proteins:
- the LOC132053596 gene encoding protein LURP-one-related 14-like — protein sequence MFKPEINFEVPLIPIVGDGFCFPYLVNLTVKKKVLGLSHIDIDVLDDTGNSLLQGDGKVWHLRKKKRIITDPAGLPLLTLREKTLSWRNTWKVYRGESSDRNDVLYTVKRSSTIQMKMQLDVFLASNVNGEICDFHVKGSFTNQSFKVYKRDTLIAEVKERFKLGSFFKGRENFELRVYPGVDYAFIVSILIIYNEIYGEG from the exons AATTTTGAAGTTCCTCTGATTCCCATTGTTGGGGATGGCTTTTGCTTCCCTTACCTTGTGAACTTAACTGTGAAGAAGAAAGTCCTTGGACTCTCACATATAGACATAGATGTGTTGGATGATACTGGGAATTCCCTTCTACAAGGTGATGGAAAAGTTTGGCATCtaaggaagaaaaagagaatcATTACTGATCCTGCTGGTTTACCCCTCCTTACTCTGCGCGAAaag ACACTTTCATGGCGTAATACGTGGAAAGTTTATCGTGGGGAGAGTTCAGACAGAAATGATGTGCTCTACACAGTTAAAAGATCAAGCACAATTCAAATGAAAATGCAACTTGATGTGTTCTTGGCTAGCAATGTCAATGGAGAGATCTGTGATTTCCATGTAAAGGGATCTTTCACCAATCAGTCTTTCAAAGTTTACAAAAGGGACACTTTAATCGCTGAG GTGAAAGAGAGATTCAAACTTGGAAGCTTCTTCAAAGGAAgagaaaattttgaattaagaGTTTATCCTGGTGTGGATTATGCATTTATCGTCTCGATATTGATAATATATAACGAAATATACGGGGAAGGATAG
- the LOC132053590 gene encoding amino acid transporter AVT6C-like, whose protein sequence is MDPSMTGTSSDVPLLSPQNSLTRVNQWTMWRAVFNVSTTIIGAGIMSIPATLKVLGVIPAFLMIVLIALLVDITVNFMLRATYAGETTTYAGLMKEHFGKIGSLAVQICVMITTLGCLIMYLIIIGDVFSGKGDHLGVLQEWFGVQWWNSRYLTILFTVLFVVLPLVLYRRVESLWFSSAVAIILAVVFVGICSVMAFIAIAKGQIVRPRMVPELDSTSSFFNLFTAIPVIVTAFAFHFNVHPIGIELGKPGAMTIAVQISLVICSVIYFSIGIFGYLLFGDSIEADILVNFDKSSTGAIAISPILNDIVRLSYALHLMLVFPLLNFSLRANIDELIFPKKELLAADTKRFMCLTLILLAFSYIVAIAIPSVWYIYQFMGSTSNVCLAFIFPGAIALRDVHGLSSRKDKIIAVVMIVLAVVTSVITIAANIYKMTGNSF, encoded by the exons ATGGATCCGTCCATGACAGGTACCAGCAGCGACGTCCCACTGCTTTCGCCACAAAATTCTTTGACTAGGGTGAACCAATGGACGATGTGGAGGGCGGTGTTCAACGTGTCAACCACTATAATTGGTGCAGGAATTATGTCAATCCCAGCAACACTGAAGGTCTTAGGTGTTATTCCTGCATTCTTGATGATTGTTCTGATTGCTTTATTAGTGGACATAACGGTAAATTTCATGTTGAGGGCCACGTATGCTGGTGAGACGACGACGTACGCTGGATTGATGAAAGAGCACTTTGGAAAGATTGGTTCTTTGGCAGTACAAATTTGTGTAATGATCACGACTCTTGGTTGCTTGATCATGTACCTCATTATTATTG GAGACGTCTTTTCTGGAAAAGGAGATCACCTTGGCGTTCTTCAAGAATGGTTTGGGGTTCAGTGGTGGAATTCTCGTTATCTAACGATCCTATTCACTGTCTTGTTTGTTGTGCTTCCTCTAGTCCTGTACCGGCGTGTAG AATCATTATGGTTCAGCTCAGCAGTAGCAATTATCCTAGCAGTTGTATTTGTTGGTATATGTTCTGTAATGGCGTTCATTGCAATCGCAAAAGGGCAAATAGTAAGGCCAAGAATGGTACCGGAGTTGGATAGTACCTCTTCGTTCTTTAATCTCTTCACCGCCATCCCAGTCATCGTAACAGCTTTTGCGTTTCACTTCAATG TTCACCCTATTGGAATTGAGCTCGGGAAACCTGGAGCTATGACCATTGCTGTCCAAATTTCACTAGTGATTTGTTCAGTCATCTATTTCTCAATTGGCATATTTGGGTACCTTCTCTTTGGAGATTCAATCGAAGCTGATATACTTGTAAATTTTGACAAGTCGTCCACTGGCGCTATAGCAATCAGCCCCATTCTAAATGATATAGTTCGTCTGAGCTATGCACTTCACCTAATGCTGGTATTCCCCCTCTTAAATTTCTCACTGAGAGCCAATATCGACGAACTCATATTCCCTAAGAAGGAATTACTGGCAGCTGATACCAAAAGATTCATGTGTCTTACGTTGATCTTGTTAGCCTTCTCATATATAGTAGCCATTGCTATACCATCCGTCTGGTACATTTACCAGTTCATGGGATCAACTTCAAATGTTTGCCTTGCCTTCATATTCCCAGGTGCAATTGCTCTAAG AGATGTCCATGGCTTATCTTCAAGAAAAGACAAGATCATCGCAGTGGTCATGATTGTTCTAGCTGTTGTGACGAGCGTTATTACTATTGCTGCCAACATCTACAAGATGACTGGAAACAGTTTCTAA